The following are from one region of the Rosistilla carotiformis genome:
- the proC gene encoding pyrroline-5-carboxylate reductase encodes MENTKPQLALIGGGKMGRALVQGMIDAGFTTADRVTVGDHNPVSQAWWKQNVPQATVTPDSKSAVEGADVVLLAIKPRVVLAAVSELKRTARKSLLISVAAGIPLDALVRQFGSSRVIRVMPNTPSLVGAGASAYCCGDDVSSEDAAFVDGMLSSVGKAFRVDDKAMDAVTGLSGSGPAFVCMIIEALADGGVLSGLPRELSMQLATQTVLGTAKLVQQTGTHPGELKDAVASPGGTTIAGIAALERGGLRNTMISAVETATRRSEELGKN; translated from the coding sequence ATGGAAAATACCAAACCGCAACTGGCATTGATTGGTGGCGGCAAGATGGGGCGGGCGTTGGTCCAAGGAATGATCGATGCAGGTTTCACGACGGCGGACCGGGTAACGGTGGGGGACCATAATCCCGTTTCGCAGGCTTGGTGGAAACAGAACGTCCCTCAGGCGACCGTCACGCCGGACAGCAAGTCAGCTGTCGAAGGGGCCGATGTCGTCCTGTTGGCGATCAAGCCGAGAGTCGTTTTGGCGGCTGTCAGCGAATTGAAACGTACCGCCCGCAAATCGCTGCTGATTTCGGTCGCTGCGGGGATTCCGTTGGACGCGTTGGTCCGTCAGTTCGGCAGTAGCCGCGTCATCCGCGTGATGCCTAATACACCTTCGCTGGTCGGAGCCGGCGCCAGCGCCTACTGCTGTGGCGACGATGTCAGCAGCGAAGACGCAGCTTTTGTCGATGGGATGCTGTCGTCGGTCGGCAAGGCCTTTCGCGTGGACGATAAAGCGATGGACGCGGTCACGGGACTCAGCGGCAGCGGCCCGGCGTTTGTCTGCATGATCATCGAAGCTCTGGCCGACGGAGGCGTCTTGTCCGGCTTGCCTCGCGAGCTGTCGATGCAGCTGGCGACCCAGACGGTGCTGGGGACCGCCAAGTTAGTCCAGCAGACCGGTACGCATCCGGGAGAACTGAAAGACGCCGTGGCAAGTCCCGGTGGGACAACGATCGCCGGAATCGCCGCATTGGAGCGGGGAGGGTTGCGAAACACAATGATTTCCGCTGTCGAAACCGCCACGCGGCGGAGCGAAGAGCTCGGCAAAAACTGA
- a CDS encoding thymidylate synthase yields MKTYLDLLNQIIEHGTDRPDRTGTGTRSQFGAQMRFDLSAGFPLLTTKRLHLRSILYELLWFLRGDTNIAWLKEHGVSIWDEWADENGDLGPVYGHQWRSWPTPDGGTIDQIAEVESQIRNNPNSRRLIVSAWNVAEVNHMALPPCHCLFQFYVADGRLSCQLYQRSADFFLGVPFNIASYALLTMMMARVTGLQVGDFVHTLGDVHLYHNHFEQARLQLSREPRPLPTMQISGQQISLLDFKFEDFELIGYDPHPHIKAAVAV; encoded by the coding sequence GTGAAGACCTATCTCGATTTGCTGAACCAAATCATCGAACACGGCACCGATCGTCCCGACCGTACGGGAACCGGCACGCGCAGCCAATTCGGAGCGCAGATGCGGTTTGACCTGTCGGCCGGCTTTCCGTTGTTGACGACCAAACGACTGCATCTACGGTCCATCTTGTACGAATTGTTGTGGTTTTTGCGTGGCGATACCAACATCGCCTGGCTCAAAGAGCATGGCGTTTCGATCTGGGACGAATGGGCCGACGAAAACGGCGATCTGGGACCGGTCTATGGCCATCAATGGCGCAGCTGGCCAACACCCGACGGCGGAACCATTGATCAGATTGCGGAAGTCGAATCGCAGATCCGCAACAATCCCAACTCGCGTCGCTTGATCGTTTCGGCTTGGAACGTCGCCGAAGTTAACCACATGGCGCTGCCACCGTGCCATTGCCTGTTTCAATTTTACGTCGCCGACGGCCGGCTCAGCTGTCAATTATATCAACGCAGCGCCGACTTCTTCCTTGGCGTTCCCTTCAACATCGCCAGCTATGCGCTGCTGACGATGATGATGGCCCGAGTGACCGGGTTGCAAGTTGGCGACTTTGTCCACACCCTGGGCGATGTGCACCTGTATCACAATCATTTTGAGCAGGCGCGGTTGCAATTAAGCCGTGAGCCGCGACCGCTGCCAACGATGCAGATCAGCGGTCAGCAGATAAGTCTGCTCGACTTTAAATTTGAAGACTTCGAATTGATCGGTTACGATCCGCATCCGCACATCAAGGCAGCCGTGGCGGTTTAA
- a CDS encoding glycosyltransferase family 4 protein encodes MSRPRIAFLNRCYWPDIEATGQLLEQLCGSLSPEWDITVVAGQPNKNLSGEAFVRRGQQKRDGVTIDRLPHTTLPKRSKIGRLINLLSFTWQARRWGRRGAASKAFDVIVSESDPFFLPIVAAPIARKMGAKFIVYTQDVYPDIAIGLGVIKEGTITRQIRQRLLAAYRQADRIVVLDDDMRDRLVGWGLPREKFSIVPNWVDTEAIRPLAAANPFRVAHDLDDRFVVMHSGNMGMSQRLEVLINAACHPNWPDHAVVALVGDGARKAALQRYAAERGAQHVRFIEYQPIERLTESLTAADLHVVSMDANIRGCLAPSKLYGILASGTPVLAIAPETFSIAREIRSHRIGCAVPPGDVAQIVDYVRWCVEHPDELAASGQNARTLAQTRYDRKIACQQFADVLNSVCQFANFDHPTPSTIATHLESQ; translated from the coding sequence ATGAGTCGTCCCCGCATCGCATTTCTGAATCGCTGCTACTGGCCCGACATCGAAGCGACGGGGCAATTGTTGGAACAGTTGTGTGGTTCGCTGTCGCCCGAATGGGACATCACCGTCGTGGCGGGCCAACCGAACAAGAACCTTAGCGGTGAGGCGTTTGTTCGACGCGGTCAGCAGAAACGCGACGGCGTCACGATCGATCGACTGCCTCACACGACGTTGCCCAAACGGTCGAAGATTGGTCGCTTGATCAACCTCCTGTCCTTCACTTGGCAAGCCCGCCGTTGGGGCCGCCGCGGCGCGGCGTCGAAAGCCTTTGATGTGATCGTCAGCGAATCCGATCCCTTTTTTCTGCCAATCGTGGCTGCTCCGATCGCACGGAAGATGGGGGCAAAATTTATCGTCTACACGCAAGACGTCTATCCCGATATCGCGATCGGGTTGGGCGTGATCAAAGAGGGGACAATCACTCGGCAGATCCGGCAACGACTGCTGGCCGCCTATCGCCAAGCCGACCGGATCGTGGTGCTCGACGACGACATGCGCGATCGCTTGGTCGGCTGGGGATTGCCGCGAGAAAAGTTCTCGATCGTTCCCAACTGGGTCGACACCGAAGCGATTCGGCCGCTGGCAGCAGCCAATCCGTTTCGCGTTGCCCACGATTTGGACGACCGCTTTGTCGTGATGCACTCGGGCAATATGGGGATGAGCCAACGGTTAGAAGTCTTGATCAATGCGGCGTGTCATCCCAACTGGCCCGACCATGCGGTGGTCGCGCTGGTCGGCGACGGCGCTCGGAAAGCCGCGCTGCAACGTTATGCAGCCGAACGTGGGGCTCAACACGTTCGGTTCATCGAATATCAACCGATCGAACGTCTGACGGAGAGCTTGACCGCAGCCGATTTACACGTCGTTTCGATGGATGCCAATATTCGTGGGTGCTTGGCCCCCAGCAAACTGTACGGCATCCTCGCCTCGGGAACTCCGGTGCTGGCGATCGCCCCGGAAACCTTTTCCATCGCCCGCGAGATTCGTTCCCATCGCATCGGTTGCGCGGTTCCGCCGGGCGACGTGGCACAGATCGTTGACTACGTTCGCTGGTGCGTCGAACATCCCGACGAATTGGCAGCCAGTGGACAAAACGCACGTACTCTGGCACAGACCCGATACGATCGTAAAATAGCCTGTCAGCAATTCGCCGATGTGCTGAATTCGGTATGTCAATTCGCGAACTTCGATCATCCAACGCCCTCGACTATTGCCACGCATTTGGAATCGCAATGA
- a CDS encoding SDR family NAD(P)-dependent oxidoreductase has product MVRWRPADATTIVTGASSGIGRELAAQLARRGATIVAVARRAERLQQLQADAAAAPGAIIPMAGDLTDPTFRQQIIDRVQSISPRLDLLVNNAGIGGIGPFAEATPQRLRQIMEVNFFAPVELTRLALPMLRVASHPVICNISSVLGHRGVPGKSEYCASKFAIHGWSDALRAELASSAIQVTLVSPSTTASEFFDVAIETESAQSQHRRSAMSPASVARQAIRAIEKRRDEIVLSPGGKLLVYLDRCCPWLANRLIARFG; this is encoded by the coding sequence ATGGTTCGATGGCGTCCGGCGGATGCGACCACAATCGTGACGGGAGCGTCCAGCGGAATCGGCAGGGAACTCGCCGCGCAACTGGCCCGTCGTGGAGCCACCATTGTCGCGGTGGCTCGCCGAGCCGAGCGGCTACAACAGTTACAAGCGGATGCCGCAGCCGCCCCTGGCGCAATCATTCCGATGGCGGGGGATCTTACCGACCCGACGTTTCGCCAGCAGATCATCGATCGAGTTCAATCGATTTCGCCGCGCCTAGATCTATTGGTCAACAACGCGGGGATCGGGGGGATCGGTCCGTTTGCCGAGGCAACACCGCAGCGTTTGCGGCAGATCATGGAAGTCAATTTCTTCGCCCCCGTGGAACTGACTCGTCTCGCATTGCCGATGCTCCGCGTCGCCAGCCACCCGGTGATTTGCAATATCAGTAGCGTCCTGGGGCATCGTGGTGTGCCGGGAAAAAGTGAATATTGTGCCAGCAAATTTGCGATCCACGGGTGGAGCGACGCGCTGCGCGCCGAACTGGCTTCGTCCGCCATCCAGGTCACGCTGGTCAGCCCCAGCACGACAGCGAGCGAATTTTTTGACGTCGCAATCGAAACCGAATCGGCTCAATCGCAACACCGCCGCAGCGCGATGAGCCCCGCCTCAGTGGCTCGGCAAGCGATTCGGGCCATCGAAAAACGCCGCGACGAAATTGTGCTCAGCCCCGGCGGCAAGCTGCTGGTCTACCTCGACCGCTGCTGTCCCTGGCTCGCCAATCGCTTGATCGCTCGATTCGGGTGA
- a CDS encoding elongation factor P, which yields MQAKEIKTGTVVVHNGDPLLMLAVQVQSPSARGAATLYKFRGRNLVTRQKVDLTLKGTDSLDMADFHKREVQVMYRDSEQIHLMDTENYNQYAMDLEDVGEQLLYLAEGLEGIRALIYNDACVGLDLPSSIEMNITQCDPAVKGNSATSRNKPATLETGLVVQVPEYIKEGERIKVDSRTGDFLSRA from the coding sequence ATGCAGGCAAAAGAAATCAAAACCGGTACGGTGGTCGTTCACAATGGCGACCCTTTGTTGATGCTCGCTGTTCAGGTGCAGTCGCCGTCGGCGCGTGGTGCGGCAACGCTTTACAAGTTTCGCGGCCGCAATCTCGTTACCCGCCAAAAGGTCGACTTGACCCTTAAGGGAACCGACTCACTCGATATGGCTGACTTCCACAAACGCGAAGTCCAGGTGATGTACCGTGACTCCGAACAGATCCACCTCATGGATACGGAGAACTACAATCAATACGCCATGGATTTGGAAGACGTTGGCGAGCAATTGTTGTATTTGGCCGAAGGGCTCGAAGGAATCCGCGCTCTGATCTACAACGATGCGTGCGTGGGATTGGATCTGCCGTCGTCGATCGAAATGAACATCACGCAGTGCGATCCGGCCGTCAAAGGCAATTCGGCGACGTCGCGCAACAAACCGGCCACGTTGGAGACCGGCTTGGTGGTTCAAGTGCCCGAATACATCAAGGAAGGCGAACGGATCAAGGTCGACTCTCGAACGGGCGATTTCTTGTCGAGAGCTTAG
- a CDS encoding phytanoyl-CoA dioxygenase family protein, with translation MATDYSTCHEPTSDRFPRLTSAIGQADFRLTDEQIAHYHEFGYLAGVRILDDAQIELLRSELAELTQPDHEGRELWYEYNSNESADPDLVLFHALGAWRTRPGFHDMLWNPAFTVAASQLLDGAVRFWHDQLFCKPANHGGVVAWHQDYSYWTRTQPMAHLTCWIGLDDATADNGCLQYVPGSHRWPLLPITGLAGDMQAIAEVLSEGQMQQLQNPTAIELKAGECAFHHPLMVHGSFANRTDRPRRAVVLNVVRDGVCSADDKPLLDGTDPVAAGQPLAGRFFPLLYDGGNAS, from the coding sequence ATGGCGACCGATTATTCGACTTGTCACGAACCGACAAGCGATCGATTCCCACGACTTACGTCGGCGATCGGGCAGGCCGATTTCCGGTTAACCGACGAACAGATCGCTCACTATCACGAGTTCGGTTATCTAGCGGGTGTCCGAATTCTCGACGACGCGCAGATCGAACTTTTGCGCAGCGAACTGGCGGAACTGACGCAGCCCGATCACGAAGGCCGCGAACTGTGGTATGAATACAACAGCAATGAATCGGCCGATCCCGATTTGGTGTTGTTCCACGCTTTGGGAGCTTGGCGAACGCGGCCCGGTTTTCACGATATGTTGTGGAATCCTGCGTTTACGGTCGCGGCCAGTCAATTGCTCGATGGAGCGGTTCGATTCTGGCACGATCAGCTCTTTTGCAAGCCCGCAAATCATGGCGGCGTTGTCGCCTGGCATCAAGATTATTCGTACTGGACGCGCACCCAACCCATGGCGCATTTGACCTGTTGGATTGGTTTGGATGATGCCACCGCCGACAACGGTTGCTTGCAGTATGTACCCGGCAGCCATCGCTGGCCGCTGTTGCCGATCACCGGATTGGCGGGCGACATGCAGGCGATCGCGGAAGTGCTCAGCGAAGGACAGATGCAGCAGTTGCAAAATCCCACGGCGATAGAACTGAAGGCCGGAGAGTGCGCGTTCCATCATCCTTTGATGGTGCATGGATCGTTTGCCAACCGAACCGACCGCCCTCGTCGCGCGGTGGTCTTAAATGTGGTTCGCGACGGCGTCTGTTCGGCGGATGACAAACCGCTGCTGGACGGAACCGATCCGGTCGCCGCGGGGCAACCGCTCGCAGGCCGCTTCTTCCCGCTGTTGTACGACGGTGGGAATGCGAGCTGA
- a CDS encoding class I SAM-dependent methyltransferase, translating into MLPRTLEPESMDDPAEAASYDDMNHSSVNLRFVDDLLAGGSIGNDILDLGTGTAQIPILLCERMPEIRIMALDAAASMLELAIYNIEIASAVERIQLMQGDAKAMDDFEDEMFDCVMCNSLIHHLPEPQPTFAEIFRLTAIDGRIFVRDLCRPESADAVEALVAQYAGGESEVAQQLFRQSLHAALTLNEVKQMVVAAGLPADAVRMTSDRHWTLDVRKTAAPPEETAS; encoded by the coding sequence ATGCTGCCACGCACGCTCGAACCCGAATCGATGGACGACCCGGCCGAAGCGGCCAGCTACGACGACATGAACCATTCGTCGGTCAACCTTCGATTTGTCGACGATCTGTTGGCGGGGGGATCGATCGGCAATGACATCTTGGATCTGGGGACCGGCACGGCACAGATTCCGATTCTGTTATGCGAACGGATGCCTGAAATTCGGATCATGGCACTCGACGCGGCCGCCAGCATGTTGGAACTGGCGATCTACAACATCGAGATCGCCAGCGCCGTCGAACGCATCCAGTTGATGCAGGGTGACGCCAAAGCGATGGATGATTTTGAAGACGAGATGTTCGATTGCGTGATGTGCAACAGCCTGATCCATCATCTGCCCGAGCCGCAGCCGACGTTTGCCGAGATCTTTCGATTGACAGCGATTGACGGACGGATTTTTGTCCGTGATCTCTGCCGCCCCGAATCGGCGGATGCGGTGGAAGCCTTGGTTGCACAATATGCCGGCGGCGAATCGGAAGTTGCTCAACAATTGTTTCGCCAATCGCTGCACGCCGCACTGACATTGAACGAAGTTAAACAGATGGTTGTCGCCGCCGGACTGCCCGCCGATGCGGTGCGGATGACGAGCGACCGGCATTGGACGTTGGACGTTCGTAAGACAGCCGCTCCCCCGGAAGAGACTGCATCGTGA
- a CDS encoding YdcF family protein has product MVRRVGLLLLLLIGLLWASHAYLLREFANVLDATDPHFPADYVVVLPGGPETRTFAAVVILREGLAAKTAILRNPDSSAVDEGLSLPTHVVTQRILQKRGIADDRMLFLDGESRTTYSDLQLIDSIFDNEPEATIAIVTNRFHTRRARWAAANLYGDKLDQFCFVGTPSDAFLWDTWWESPQGLEMILAEYLKLVYYIVKYSTTMQRVTAVAIVLAAIVMVVLLLMRRRRYVLTPQSQAADLA; this is encoded by the coding sequence ATGGTCCGCCGCGTTGGTTTACTGCTGCTACTGTTGATTGGACTGCTTTGGGCCAGCCACGCTTACCTATTGCGCGAATTCGCCAACGTCTTGGATGCGACCGATCCCCACTTCCCGGCCGACTATGTCGTTGTATTGCCCGGCGGCCCGGAAACGCGAACCTTTGCCGCCGTGGTGATCTTGCGCGAAGGTCTCGCCGCCAAAACGGCGATCCTTCGCAACCCGGACTCCAGTGCTGTCGATGAAGGGCTGAGTCTGCCGACGCATGTGGTGACGCAGCGGATCTTGCAAAAACGCGGTATCGCTGACGATCGAATGTTGTTCCTGGACGGGGAGAGTCGCACGACGTACAGCGATTTGCAGTTGATCGATTCGATCTTTGACAACGAACCCGAAGCAACCATCGCGATCGTGACAAACCGTTTCCACACGCGGCGGGCGCGTTGGGCGGCAGCCAACCTCTACGGCGACAAGCTGGACCAGTTCTGTTTCGTGGGGACTCCGTCAGACGCGTTTTTGTGGGACACTTGGTGGGAATCTCCGCAAGGGCTGGAAATGATCCTGGCCGAATATCTGAAATTGGTTTATTACATCGTGAAGTATTCTACGACGATGCAACGCGTGACGGCGGTCGCGATCGTTCTAGCGGCTATCGTGATGGTCGTGCTGCTGCTGATGCGTCGTCGGCGATACGTTCTTACCCCACAATCTCAGGCCGCAGACCTCGCATGA
- a CDS encoding alpha/beta hydrolase — protein MLLTHNFPQTTGPRALTLALLGLIAIASGCSDRVAEESTLRYENYENQPASSSPPPALAEAQPAPPQPSMASKQPKFAPAESPAMPMPPQATLPQAMPAPGPAPKAANATVAPPQALEYSVAAEPTAHEPNAHLQRLPAGAEHDAEAGFATVEVFYATDRMRTEVPLSSYQLSGQKSAFMMFAGFAIVLALYGMMKWITGSPRVGIAAMVASCFVGVLASGWIALGQANIEKHGVTYNGDRGTLVRGICEVTVPDTHQRGMVERPSLLRFELREDQTQHMVLTSATELAAADFQQRLADRVASAPEGDLLVFIHGYNVDFESAVQRTAQIAVDLPFEGVPVCYSWPSQASLVGYTVDENNSEWTIAHLKEFLLELVHQSGAKSVNVVAHSMGNRPMTAVMQQIGWEMEAETTPFDRIVLAAPDVDADRFRRDLAPSLLKVANQVTLYASSDDQALIASKKVHGHPRAGESGDQIVVVPGIETIDVSGIDLSLLGHSYYGDNETMLRDLYELVRQRLPATQRAMLIARQAGDLMYWQLAQQENSLVR, from the coding sequence ATGTTGCTCACTCACAACTTCCCGCAGACCACCGGGCCCCGAGCGCTCACCCTCGCGCTGCTTGGATTGATTGCGATCGCCAGCGGATGCTCCGACCGCGTGGCGGAGGAGTCGACGCTGCGGTACGAAAACTACGAGAATCAACCGGCGTCATCGTCCCCTCCGCCCGCGTTGGCCGAAGCGCAACCTGCCCCCCCACAGCCATCGATGGCATCAAAGCAACCGAAGTTCGCGCCAGCCGAGTCGCCGGCGATGCCGATGCCACCACAAGCAACGCTGCCTCAAGCGATGCCCGCTCCCGGTCCAGCCCCCAAAGCGGCCAACGCAACCGTCGCCCCGCCCCAAGCTTTGGAATACTCCGTCGCTGCGGAGCCGACCGCTCACGAACCGAACGCTCACCTTCAGCGTCTGCCCGCGGGCGCGGAGCATGATGCCGAAGCGGGCTTTGCGACCGTGGAGGTCTTCTATGCGACCGATCGCATGCGGACCGAAGTCCCTTTGTCGTCGTACCAGCTCAGTGGGCAAAAATCTGCATTTATGATGTTCGCGGGATTCGCGATCGTGCTGGCGCTCTACGGGATGATGAAATGGATCACTGGAAGCCCGCGGGTCGGAATTGCCGCGATGGTCGCTTCATGTTTTGTTGGTGTCTTGGCCAGCGGATGGATCGCGTTGGGGCAAGCGAATATCGAAAAGCATGGCGTCACCTACAATGGGGATCGCGGGACGTTGGTTCGCGGGATTTGCGAGGTCACCGTTCCCGACACGCATCAGCGTGGGATGGTCGAACGCCCCAGCCTGTTGCGATTTGAACTGCGCGAAGATCAGACGCAGCACATGGTTTTGACAAGCGCCACCGAGCTAGCAGCGGCTGATTTTCAACAGCGTCTTGCCGATCGTGTTGCCAGCGCCCCCGAGGGAGATCTGTTGGTCTTCATTCACGGCTACAACGTCGACTTCGAATCGGCCGTCCAAAGGACCGCACAGATCGCTGTCGATCTTCCCTTTGAAGGCGTTCCGGTCTGTTACAGTTGGCCTAGCCAAGCGTCGTTGGTGGGTTACACCGTCGACGAGAACAACTCCGAATGGACGATCGCACACCTGAAAGAATTCCTGCTGGAATTGGTTCACCAAAGCGGTGCCAAGAGCGTGAATGTCGTAGCCCATAGCATGGGCAATCGTCCCATGACCGCAGTGATGCAGCAGATCGGTTGGGAGATGGAAGCGGAGACCACGCCGTTTGATCGGATCGTGTTAGCCGCCCCCGATGTCGATGCCGATCGATTCCGTCGCGACCTAGCACCGTCGCTGTTGAAGGTCGCCAACCAAGTCACACTGTATGCGTCCAGCGACGACCAGGCGTTGATCGCCAGCAAGAAGGTCCACGGGCATCCGCGGGCCGGAGAGAGTGGCGATCAAATCGTTGTGGTGCCCGGAATCGAAACGATCGACGTCAGCGGTATCGATCTGAGCCTGCTGGGACACAGCTACTATGGCGACAACGAAACGATGCTTCGCGATCTTTACGAACTCGTTCGCCAACGCCTCCCCGCCACACAACGCGCGATGCTGATCGCTCGGCAGGCGGGAGACCTAATGTATTGGCAACTGGCCCAACAGGAAAATTCACTGGTACGTTGA
- a CDS encoding gamma carbonic anhydrase family protein, with the protein MAIYRLGDRIPTLAPDCFVAQEATLIGRVAIGAEATVWPGAVLRGDIELIDIGARSSVQDGTVMHTDPGCPLTVGEGVTIGHQATLHGCTIGDGALIGMQAIVLNRAVIGRNSLVGAGALITEGKTFPENSLILGAPARWVRELTAEEIENLATTAERYVKRGRDYRENLVRLD; encoded by the coding sequence ATGGCGATCTATCGACTTGGCGACCGCATCCCCACCCTGGCCCCCGACTGTTTTGTTGCTCAGGAGGCGACGTTGATCGGTCGGGTTGCGATTGGCGCCGAGGCGACCGTTTGGCCCGGCGCTGTGTTGCGTGGCGATATCGAATTGATCGACATCGGAGCGCGAAGCAGCGTTCAGGATGGAACCGTGATGCACACCGATCCCGGCTGTCCGTTGACCGTGGGCGAAGGAGTCACGATCGGACACCAAGCGACATTGCACGGATGCACGATCGGCGACGGCGCGCTAATCGGAATGCAGGCGATCGTGCTCAACCGCGCCGTGATCGGACGCAATTCATTGGTTGGCGCGGGCGCTTTGATCACCGAAGGCAAAACGTTTCCAGAGAACTCGCTGATCCTTGGAGCACCCGCTCGCTGGGTCCGCGAATTGACCGCCGAAGAGATCGAGAACTTAGCGACGACGGCCGAACGCTACGTGAAGCGAGGCCGCGACTATCGCGAGAACCTCGTTCGGCTGGATTAG
- a CDS encoding GDP-L-fucose synthase family protein, whose amino-acid sequence MNANSTNPPIHRLFVAGHRGMVGDAICRNVATDPSIELLTAGREVVDLCDAEAVDAYYAENRPDAVVVAAAKVGGIFANSQYPVQFMSDNLKIAVNCIESAYRHGVRRLLFLGSTCIYPRDAAQPLVESALLSGPLESTNEAYAIAKIAGLKLCQYYRQQYGVMFHSAMPTNLYGPGDNYHPENSHVLPALLRRFHEAKEEGTDSVTIWGSGSPRREFLYVDDLAAAVMHLITAVEPPDWVNVGTGEDLTILELAKKIAAVVGFEGEIKTDPTKPDGTPRKVTDVTRIHKLGWRHQVELDQGLRQTYTSFLKECAESTMRQA is encoded by the coding sequence ATGAACGCAAACTCCACGAATCCGCCGATCCATCGACTGTTTGTCGCAGGCCACCGAGGCATGGTGGGGGACGCGATCTGTCGAAACGTCGCGACCGATCCCTCGATCGAACTGCTGACCGCTGGACGCGAAGTCGTGGACCTCTGCGATGCGGAAGCTGTTGACGCGTACTATGCCGAGAACCGTCCCGATGCGGTCGTTGTTGCCGCGGCAAAGGTGGGCGGCATTTTTGCGAACAGCCAATACCCTGTCCAGTTCATGTCCGACAATTTGAAGATCGCAGTCAACTGCATCGAATCGGCATATCGGCACGGTGTCCGACGGTTGTTGTTTCTGGGAAGCACCTGTATCTACCCTCGCGACGCGGCGCAACCGCTGGTGGAATCGGCGCTTTTGTCGGGACCTCTGGAATCGACCAACGAAGCCTATGCGATCGCAAAGATCGCCGGCTTGAAGCTGTGTCAGTACTACCGTCAGCAATACGGCGTGATGTTTCATTCCGCGATGCCGACCAACCTATATGGACCCGGCGACAACTATCACCCCGAAAACAGTCACGTCTTGCCGGCACTGCTTCGTCGGTTTCACGAAGCGAAAGAGGAGGGTACCGACAGCGTGACGATCTGGGGAAGCGGTTCGCCGCGTCGCGAGTTTTTATATGTCGATGATCTTGCAGCCGCTGTGATGCATCTAATCACCGCCGTCGAACCGCCCGACTGGGTCAACGTTGGCACCGGGGAAGATTTAACGATTCTTGAGTTGGCAAAAAAAATCGCCGCGGTGGTTGGGTTTGAAGGCGAAATCAAAACCGATCCTACGAAACCCGATGGGACACCTCGCAAGGTGACCGACGTCACGCGAATTCATAAGCTTGGATGGCGGCACCAAGTTGAACTCGATCAAGGGCTTCGGCAAACCTATACGAGCTTCTTAAAAGAGTGTGCCGAAAGCACGATGCGGCAAGCTTAG